A region of Narcine bancroftii isolate sNarBan1 chromosome 5 unlocalized genomic scaffold, sNarBan1.hap1 SUPER_5_unloc_1, whole genome shotgun sequence DNA encodes the following proteins:
- the LOC138750104 gene encoding immunoglobulin lambda-1 light chain-like has protein sequence MVSALGLLWSLMVWVPGVLALVKLHQTPMSDPLSAGQTVHLECRLEGGSVASYYMLWYRQRPGEAPEWVLGHDTDNDIYRGSGFTSRFAPSRDTSANTHTLTIRSLEAGDSAVYYCATWDSSANVWVFGPGSTLIVTSSDSRKPSVQLLPPSQNEIDSGSATLSCLVSGFKPGFASLQWSVDGVETESGVTTGVASPDADQAYKQSSYLHVSATAWNTGSSYTCIVSHSSLSSPLRESISSLSCV, from the exons ATGGTCTCTGCGCTGGGTCTCCTGTGGTCTCTGATGGTCTGGGTTCCAG GTGTCCTGGCGTTGGTTAAACTCCATCAGACCccaatgtccgacccactctctGCGGGACAGACCGTCCACTTGGAGTGTCGGCTGGAGGGGGGGAGCGTTGCAAGTTACTACATGCTCTGGTACCGACAGCGACCCGGAGAAGCTCCAGAGTGGGTATTGGGACACGATACGGATAATGATATCTACCGAGGCAGCGGGTTCACCAGCCGATTCGCCCCGTCCAGAGACACCTCGGCCAACACTCACACCTTGACCATCCGCAGCCTGGAAGCTGGAGACTCCGCCGTCTACTACTGTGCTACATGGGACAGTTCAGCAAATGTCTGGGTGTTCGGCCCTGGATCCACGTTGATCGTAACAA GTAGCGACTCTCGGAAACCCTCGGTTCaactgctccctccctcccagaaTGAGATCGACTCAGGCTCGGCCACCCTGTCTTGCCTGGTGAGCGGGTTTAAGCCAGGCTTCGCGTCACTCCAGTGGAGCGTGGATGGGGTCGAGACAGAGAGCGGGGTGACGACGGGTGTCGCATCCCCTGATGCTGACCAGGCCTACAAGCAGAGCAGTTACCTGCATGTGTCCGCCACTGCCTGGAACACAGGCTCCAGCTATACCTGCATCGTGAGCCACAGCTCACTGAGCTCGCCTCTGCGCGAGTCCATCTCGTCGTTATCCTGTGTGTAG